Genomic DNA from Gadus morhua unplaced genomic scaffold, gadMor3.0, whole genome shotgun sequence:
GAGCTCCTGCTCCACCATCTTCCTCGACGACAGCACTGTGAGCCAGCCCAACCTGAAGAGCACCGTCAAATGGTGACCGCCTCGTCCGGGCAGCTGTCAGCGCTGCGTTCATGTAGCGTAGGAGAAACCGCCTCTGGGTCAACTAGCTCTGAGTGTTATTTTTAAGGGCAAGGACACAATAATTGTGTTCATTGATATTATACTATGTTATACTTGTTGCTATTGCTGCAACTACAACTACATTTCTTTAGTTGAAGTATAACTTGCCTACTCCCTTTCCTGCTGTTGGCGTGTCCTTCCACTTACGTATATTACGTCCTAATCATACATAGTCAATCGTGGAAAGTTATTGATATTGTGTTCCCACTCGTGAGTTCACATGAACGCACCACCTCGCCGAAGGCACAAACGACGGGGAAACCAGTATGACTTGAACTCCCCATACtactctccttttttttttttttgtgacatACTGGGGCTAGATGTTACGATACTCTAACACAACTGGGTGATTTGTGTTTGCAGCGTGACGTTGGCGGTCTACTACCACATAAAGAACAGGTGGGTGTGTGCTGGTCATGTAGTCCGTAGGCCTCAGCCCTTAAGGTAACCTTTGAGGTGTCTCAGAGGTGATTGAGAGTGTCTGTGATCCACCCCCTGCAGGGACTCCAGCCACACTCTGGATATCTTTGACGAGAAGAAGCACCCGCTGACGGTAAAAACctccgttgttgttttttaattaattttttgtGTTATGGAcgcgtctgtctgcgtgtgttgacacgtgtgcgtgcgtgcgtggacgCATGCGTCTGCGTGTGTTGACGCCTCTGCGTGTGTTGGTTCTGCGTGTGTTGGTTCTGCAGCGGGAGAAGGTTCCGGAGGACTACGCCACCGCGGACCCGGAGCACAAGCTCATCTACCGCTTCGTCAGGACGCTGTTCAGCTCCGCCCAGCTCACGGCCGAGTGCGCCATCGTCACCCTGGTGCGTCTCTGTTCTAGAACCCTCCCTTCTGGGTTCTAGAACCCTCCCTTCTCTGTTCTAGACCAACCTGCTGTGATCTAGAACCTACTGCTGTGTCCTAGACCCTCCCTGCTGTGTCCTAGACCCTACTGCTGTGTCCTAGACCCTACTGCTGTGTCCTAGACCCTCCCTGCTGTGTCCTAGACCCTACTGCTGTGTCCTAGACCCTCCCTGCTGTGTCCTAGACCCTACTGCTGTGTCCTAGACCCTACTGCTGTGTCCTAGACCCTCCCTGCTGTGTCCTAGACCCTACTGCTGTGTCCTAGACCCTCCCTGCTAATCTCAACCAGAGTTGGATCATCACGTCGTCATTCTACCCAAAGCATTAAGTGGAAGTCACTCTGCTTTGAAGGCAGGTAGCGGTCTTCTGACGTAGATCGGCCTTGTTGGTACACTGCTGGAGGTCACGACCCGGGGACCACGGGACCAGCTGTGGGGGGACATGCAGCGTTCTGTCTGGGCAGCGCTTTCAGTCGGTgcccaaaaatgttttttttatatatattcagTTTCCAGTTGACATCGCGGAAACAGCAACGCAGCTTTGCTGTTCTGCCATTTCCCAAACTGTAGGAGAGACAAAAGTACAaatttattaattatacatAGGCAAAAATGTCCCGGCCTGCTGGCGTCTAGAACAGGGTTCTCAACCACCGGGCCGCGGACCGGTACGGGCTGCGGAGCGTCGGCGCCCAGGTCGCAGAGTTTTGGAAATAAAgcctaattaaaaaaaacataaagtgtTTACACAGTATATCACAGTCTGTTGTTAGACTGTTACCGTCTATTAAAAAAGCCCTAAAAGCCCATCTTTTtagaaaagcctttggctaaaCTGCTATTTTAAATGATTCTcttttctgttatttttctttttattctagTTAGTCTgtaatgttgtatttattttaatgtgcATTGTAGCACTTTGATGTCATTAAGTTGATGTCAAgtgtgttttaaataaagtttaTTCTTATTAATACAACTGTGTCAaatcccccctacccccctcaaCCAAGCCGGGGGATATTTCCGATATTCATACCGGGCCTCTTAAAAAGGTTGAGGAAGCCTGGTCTAGAACATTCCTCCCGTTTTCTAGAAGGTTCTCTATCAGCCTGAGTGACCTCTCCTTCTGTGTCCCTCTGGACTCAGGTGTACCTGGAGCGGCTTCTCACCTACGCTGAGATGGACATCTGTCCGGGCAACTGGAAGCGCATCGTCCTGGGCGCCATCTTGTTGGCGTCCAAGGTGTGGGACGACCAGGCGGTCTGGAACGTGGACTACTGCCAGATCCTCAAGGACATCACCGTCGAGGACATGTGGGTGACCTCCCAACGGGGGCTAGGCTACCAGATCCAGGCCGCGAGCTAGGCTAACAGATCCAGGCCGCGAGCTAGGCTAACGGATCCAGGCCGCGAGCTAGGCTAACATAGGCCAGGAACAAGCTAGGCTAACGGAAGCCAGGAACAAAGCTAGGCTGACGGAAGCCAGAAACAAAGCTAGGCTGACGGAGGCCAGGAACTAAGCTAGGCTAACGGAGGCCAGGAACCAAGCTAGGCTAACGGAGGCCAGGAACCAAGCTAGGCTAACGGAGGCCAGGAACCAAGCTAGGCTAACGGAGTCCAGGAACCAAGCTAGGCTAACGGAGTCCAGGAACCAAGCTAGGCTAACGGAGTCCAGGAACCAAGCTAGGCTAACGGACTCCAGGAACCAAGCTAGGCTAACGGAGGCCAGGAACCAAGCTAGGCTAACAGAGGCCAGGAACCAGAGACAAAAGTATTCAGCTGTCATAAAAGGATCTTAATTTTCATAGTTTAAGTAAATTAAGTTAATTTAAGATTACCTAAATTAATTTTGGATTCCTTAAATTAATTTAAGATTACCTACATTTCTTTAGTTAACTTCAGTTTCTAAAGTTAACTTGAGTCTTTTAAGTTGACTTGAGTCTCTTTAATTAACTTAGGATGACTTAAGTGTCTTAAGTgaagctcctccccccctcaggaACGAGATGGAGCGCCACTTCCTGGAGCTGCTGCAGTTCAACATCAACGTCCCGGCCAGCGTCTACGCTAAGTACTACTTCGACCTGCGCTCGCTGGCGGAGGACAACAACCTCAGCTTCCCATTGGAGCCGCTCAGCAACAAGCGCGCCCAGAAACTTGAGGTGAGAACCCCCCCGGGAGGGCCAGGAGAGGGGCGCCCCCCAGGGTTGAGGAAAGCCCCCCACAGGCCAGACCCTGATTTGGTCCGATCAGGCTGACTGGTTCCGTTTAAGTGCAGGTCTTATGGGCGTTTACGGGATCGGTTGTTCGAGTAGACTTTGAAGGTctcatgacatgccaccaggtgtgagtgtgattagccttacaagccgttttttgaaaatctgcccctttatgacatcacaagtgggcgtgtccacccagatgtgtgctggatagatcagtcggCCAGtccacccagtggactgtagcaaacattgctcatctatccgtcacacatctaggtagacacgaccacttgtgatgtcattaggggccgattttcgaaacggcttgtaacggctaatcatgccacatgtcatgggaccttttgATATAGATTTGAATTGGAGGAAGTGAATGAAACTGATTTTACATTGACAAGAATCGCGCATCCCAGCTTTGGTGCCGTGAGTCAGTGTCCTACGTTCTCTCCGTCGGACGATAATTCCCATAGAAATGACTCGTCCCTCTGAGCTGAGGACTGAACGTTAGAAGGCGGATGGCGCCCTCTTTTGGTGGATATTATATCTGCAGCCACACAGTGTGGACGGGAGCATCTCCGCAATGATATATTGGCGTTTAAAAGAAATTGGAAAACTAattaattttcttttttttatggaatCGTTAACATCCATAAGAATCCTCTGAAATACTTTATATCTTTATCCAACATTTGAATCGTTTAACCTCAGTTTATAGAATCACTTATTGAATCTCAAACATTAAAAGGGTTTTACTTGAAGTAGAAAGTCAGTTATTTCGTCCTCCAC
This window encodes:
- the ccnyl1 gene encoding cyclin-Y-like protein 1; its protein translation is MGGTVSCCMSPRETPKIHRREVELEDAPITTTEEVDVSEDTGTYLQHISDRELPDELAQESNPSDHPRASTLFLNKSQTDVREKRKSHILNHTSPRLMTKKSSSCSTIFLDDSTVSQPNLKSTVKCVTLAVYYHIKNRDSSHTLDIFDEKKHPLTREKVPEDYATADPEHKLIYRFVRTLFSSAQLTAECAIVTLVYLERLLTYAEMDICPGNWKRIVLGAILLASKVWDDQAVWNVDYCQILKDITVEDMNEMERHFLELLQFNINVPASVYAKYYFDLRSLAEDNNLSFPLEPLSNKRAQKLEAISRLCEDKYKDMGRPCMRRSLSADNLLGVRKSHAVLS